From the genome of Azospirillum brasilense, one region includes:
- the glgA gene encoding glycogen synthase GlgA codes for MSKTKKKPKDPASMRVLFVTPECYPLVKTGGLADVSAALPPALNRAGAEVRLLLPGYPAVLNGLADLQPVGTPLTDLPGGAPATLRIGRMPDGVLAYVLDAPALYDRPGNPYLGPDGKDWPDNAERFAALSWCAAGFAAEDGLDPWWRPDVLHGHDWQTGLIPAYLELRPDRFAGPFRPGTVTTIHNIAYQGLFGAWMMSDLGLPSAAFRIDGVEYYGGVGFLKAGCFYSDRLTTVSPTYAHEIQTAEHGSGLEGLLATRAEALTGILNGVDYEIWDPATDPHIAARYGAADLGGKDLCKADLQAAFGLDRRADAPLAAVVSRLTGHKGLDLVLEAASQWIAWGGQLAVLGSGEPALEAGFRHLATWFPKSVGVRIGYDEALSHRIQAGADLFLVPSRSEPCGLTQMYALKYGTLPLVRRTGGLADTIVDANPAAVNDGSATGFQFVNATVQELTWALRRAAALYRKPERWHAMQQHAMTRDFGWHSPAEEYMELYRTVAPVLVA; via the coding sequence ATGAGCAAAACCAAGAAGAAACCGAAAGACCCCGCCTCCATGCGCGTCCTGTTCGTCACGCCGGAATGCTACCCCCTGGTGAAGACCGGCGGGCTGGCCGACGTTTCCGCCGCCCTACCCCCCGCCCTGAACCGCGCCGGAGCCGAGGTCCGCCTGCTGCTGCCCGGCTATCCGGCGGTGCTGAACGGGCTCGCCGACCTGCAGCCGGTCGGCACGCCGCTCACTGATCTGCCCGGCGGCGCCCCGGCGACGCTGCGGATCGGACGGATGCCCGACGGGGTGCTGGCCTATGTGCTGGACGCGCCGGCGCTCTACGACCGGCCTGGCAACCCCTATCTGGGACCGGACGGCAAGGACTGGCCGGACAACGCGGAACGCTTCGCCGCCCTGTCCTGGTGCGCGGCGGGCTTCGCGGCGGAGGACGGCCTCGATCCCTGGTGGCGTCCCGACGTGCTGCACGGCCACGACTGGCAGACCGGCCTGATCCCGGCCTATCTGGAGCTGCGCCCCGACCGCTTCGCCGGGCCGTTCCGGCCGGGCACGGTGACGACGATCCACAACATCGCCTATCAGGGCCTGTTCGGCGCCTGGATGATGAGCGACCTCGGCCTGCCGTCCGCCGCCTTCCGGATCGACGGGGTGGAGTATTACGGCGGCGTCGGCTTCCTCAAGGCCGGCTGCTTCTACTCCGACCGCCTGACCACGGTCAGCCCGACCTACGCCCACGAAATCCAGACGGCGGAGCACGGTTCGGGCCTGGAAGGGCTGCTCGCCACGCGGGCCGAGGCGCTGACCGGCATCCTCAACGGCGTGGACTATGAGATCTGGGACCCCGCCACCGACCCGCACATCGCCGCCCGCTACGGCGCCGCGGACCTCGGCGGCAAGGACCTGTGCAAGGCCGACCTCCAGGCGGCCTTCGGCCTGGACCGCCGGGCGGACGCCCCGCTGGCTGCGGTGGTCAGCCGCCTGACCGGCCACAAGGGGCTGGATCTGGTGCTGGAGGCGGCGTCGCAATGGATCGCCTGGGGCGGCCAGCTCGCCGTTCTCGGCAGCGGCGAACCGGCGCTGGAGGCCGGCTTCCGCCACCTCGCCACCTGGTTCCCGAAGTCGGTCGGCGTGCGCATCGGCTACGACGAGGCGCTGTCCCACCGCATCCAGGCCGGCGCCGACCTGTTCCTGGTGCCCTCGCGGTCGGAGCCCTGCGGCCTGACCCAGATGTACGCGCTGAAGTACGGCACGCTGCCGCTGGTCCGCCGCACCGGGGGCCTCGCCGACACCATCGTGGACGCCAACCCGGCGGCGGTGAACGACGGCAGCGCCACCGGCTTCCAGTTCGTCAACGCCACCGTCCAGGAGCTGACCTGGGCGTTGCGCCGCGCCGCCGCCCTCTACCGCAAGCCCGAGCGCTGGCACGCCATGCAGCAGCACGCGATGACCCGCGACTTCGGCTGGCACAGCCCGGCGGAGGAGTACATGGAGCTGTACCGCACGGTGGCGCCGGTTCTGGTGGCGTAG
- the glgC gene encoding glucose-1-phosphate adenylyltransferase — MLDKRDLRLAPRRAVALVLAGGRGSRLKQLTDRRAKPATYFGGKFRIIDFALSNCINSGFRRIGVLTQYKSHSLLRHLQRGWNFFRGEMNEFCDLLPAQQRISETAWYQGTADAVYQNLDILRDHEPEYILILAGDHIYKMDYGALLLDHIAKKADVTIPCIQVPRAQATGFGVMHVDETQRVIDFVEKPADPPPMPGNPDKSLASMGIYVFNAQFLYDQLERDFNDPGSSRDFGKDIIPHLVTSGARVMAHDFADSAILNGHESEPYWRDVGTIDAYWEANLDLCHVTPQLNMYDREWPIFTYQEQLPPAKFVFDDENRRGMAVDSLVSGGCIVSGSLVKNSLLFSEVRVNSFSELHQAVVLPDVDIGRHCRLTKVVIDRGVVIPEGLVVGEDPELDAKRFHRSEGGVCLITQDMIDRLPKD, encoded by the coding sequence ATGCTCGACAAACGGGATCTGCGGCTGGCGCCGCGCCGCGCCGTGGCACTTGTCCTGGCCGGCGGCCGGGGCAGCCGGCTGAAGCAGCTGACCGACCGTCGCGCCAAGCCGGCCACCTATTTCGGGGGCAAGTTCCGGATCATCGACTTCGCCCTGTCGAACTGCATCAATTCGGGTTTCCGCCGCATCGGCGTGCTGACGCAGTACAAGTCGCACAGCCTGCTCCGCCACCTGCAGCGCGGCTGGAACTTCTTCCGCGGCGAGATGAACGAGTTCTGCGACCTGCTGCCGGCGCAGCAGCGCATCAGTGAGACCGCCTGGTACCAGGGCACCGCCGACGCGGTGTACCAGAACCTGGACATCCTGCGCGACCACGAGCCGGAATACATCCTGATCCTGGCCGGCGACCACATCTACAAGATGGATTACGGCGCGCTGCTGCTCGACCACATCGCCAAGAAGGCCGACGTGACGATCCCCTGCATCCAGGTGCCGCGCGCCCAGGCGACCGGCTTCGGCGTCATGCATGTGGACGAGACGCAGCGCGTCATCGACTTCGTCGAGAAGCCCGCCGACCCGCCGCCGATGCCGGGCAACCCGGACAAGTCGCTGGCCAGCATGGGCATCTACGTCTTCAACGCGCAGTTCCTCTACGACCAGCTGGAGCGCGACTTCAACGATCCCGGCTCATCCCGCGACTTTGGCAAGGACATCATCCCCCATCTGGTGACCAGCGGGGCGCGGGTGATGGCCCACGACTTCGCCGATTCGGCCATCCTGAACGGCCACGAGTCCGAGCCCTACTGGCGCGACGTCGGCACCATCGACGCCTATTGGGAGGCCAACCTCGACCTCTGCCACGTCACGCCGCAGCTCAACATGTACGACCGCGAGTGGCCGATCTTCACCTACCAGGAGCAGCTGCCGCCGGCGAAGTTCGTCTTCGACGACGAGAACCGGCGCGGCATGGCGGTGGACAGCCTGGTGTCGGGCGGCTGCATCGTTTCCGGCTCGCTGGTGAAGAACTCGCTGCTGTTCAGCGAGGTGCGCGTCAACTCCTTCAGCGAGCTGCATCAGGCGGTGGTGCTGCCGGATGTCGACATCGGTCGTCATTGCCGCCTGACCAAGGTGGTGATCGACCGCGGCGTGGTGATCCCCGAGGGGCTGGTCGTCGGCGAGGACCCGGAGCTGGACGCCAAGCGCTTCCACCGCAGCGAGGGCGGCGTCTGCCTGATCACCCAGGACATGATCGATCGCCTGCCCAAGGACTGA